The nucleotide window CGAGCGTGCGGCCCGCGAGCACGAACTCGGCGTCGGACAGCTCCATCATCCGCGCGCGCAGGCTGCGGATCATCGGCGGCGCGATCCCGATCGCCACCACGAAGGCCGGCAGCACGAGCGAGCGCGCGTACTCGATCCCGCCGTCGCCGATCCCGGCGACCGGGAACCAGCCCGTCGGCAGGGCGATCAGACGGATCGCCATGATCGCGACCCAGAACGTCGGCAGACCGATCCCGAGCACACCGAGCGCCCGTACGGCGTGGTCGACCGGACCGTCCGGACGCCGCGCGGCGAGGACCGCCAGCGGGACGGCCATCAGCAGGGCGAGCAGCACGCCCGCGACGGCCACCGAGAGCGTGACCGGAAGCTGGGCGGCGATCTGCGAGGTGACCGTCTGGCCCGACTTGAACGACGTGCCCAGGTCGCCCGAGAGCACCTGCCCGACGTAGTCCACGTAGCGCGTCAGCACCGGCTGGTCGAGCCCGAGCTGGTGTGCGACCGCGTCGACCTGCGACTGCGGGGCCCGCGGGCCGGCCACCAGCCGCGCCGGGTCCCCCGGGGTGAGGCTGAGCAGCAGCATCACGAGCAGGAGGATCCCCAGCAGGAGCGGCACCAGGCTCAGGACCCGCCGGACGATGAACCCGTACCGGCTGCTCACTCGGTCGTCCAGACGTCGTCGAAGTAGTAGGTGCCCCACGGGGTGATGTCGACGCCGTGCGCGTCGTCACCGACCGCCTCGAGCGCCGAGATGTGGGCGAGCGCGAGGAACGGGGCCTGCTCGGACCAGCGGTCCTGCATCCGGGTCACGATCGACTTCTTGTCGTCCTCGGTCGCAGCCGC belongs to Mumia flava and includes:
- a CDS encoding ABC transporter permease; protein product: MSSRYGFIVRRVLSLVPLLLGILLLVMLLLSLTPGDPARLVAGPRAPQSQVDAVAHQLGLDQPVLTRYVDYVGQVLSGDLGTSFKSGQTVTSQIAAQLPVTLSVAVAGVLLALLMAVPLAVLAARRPDGPVDHAVRALGVLGIGLPTFWVAIMAIRLIALPTGWFPVAGIGDGGIEYARSLVLPAFVVAIGIAPPMIRSLRARMMELSDAEFVLAGRTLGYGGVGLLRRFQLRNAVPPLITVTAAQAGYALFGTVVVEVAFGLPGMGQGLVTAASTRDFPLVQGYAIVFAVLVVLLYLLSDIVTAIVDPRVRISA